A single region of the Brachypodium distachyon strain Bd21 chromosome 3, Brachypodium_distachyon_v3.0, whole genome shotgun sequence genome encodes:
- the LOC100829611 gene encoding GDSL esterase/lipase At4g10955 isoform X1 has translation MAVERDIFGISGPTYLNPVNWNCEDNRRSVAACLVQAVYILERDRQLERQSVEALAPPWWEFFHFEMIRRLVDDADLSIFGAIFEFNPPSSIEASTQNAPRFVLAIRGTITEKETISRDLSLDLHLVQNGLHRTSRFTIAMQAVQNIASVFPGSTIWLAGHSLGAGMAILTGRNMVKKGALLESFLFNPPFVAAPIERIKDERVKHGFRIARSVITAGLTIAMKAKTEGNNQRSVAEESFNILSSWTPYLFVNPGDHICSEYIGYFQHRKNMEDLGAGFIEKLATQNSIGDLFYKALGWESEPLHLLPSADLIVNVSPSPDFKYAHGISQWWQPELNLQCNKYRYA, from the exons ATGGCTGTGGAGAGAGATATCTTTGGTATCTCAGGGCCGACATATCTGAATCCTGTTAACTG GAACTGCGAAGATAACAGGAGATCTGTGGCTGCATGCTTAGTTCAGGCTGTATATATTCTGGAGAGGGACCGGCAACTAGAACGTCAATCTGTTGAAGCCTTGGCGCCTCCTTGGTGGGAGTTCTTCCATTTTGAGATGATCCGCAGGCTTGTCGATGATGCTGACTTGTCTATATTTGGTGCAATATTTGAATTCAATCCTCCTTCAAGTATAGAAGCTTCTACCCAAAATGCGCCTAGATTTGTCCTTGCGATCAGAGGCACTATAACCGAGAAGGAAACCATCTCCAGAGATCTTTCCCTTGACCTCCACCTTGTTCAGAATGGCCTCCATAGGACCTCAAGATTCACAATTGCGATGCAAGCTGTTCAAAACATAGCCTCAGTCTTCCCTGGGTCCACAATCTGGCTAGCAGGTCACTCCCTGGGTGCAGGTATGGCCATCCTTACTGGAAGAAACATGGTTAAGAAGGGCGCACTTTTGGAAAGCTTTCTCTTCAATCCACCTTTTGTCGCCGCTCCGATAGAGAGAATCAAGGATGAGAGAGTAAAACACGGTTTCCGCATTGCAAGAAGCGTAATTACCGCCGGCCTAACTATTGCAATGAAAGCGAAAACTGAGGGGAACAACCAGAGGTCTGTTGCAGAAGAATCTTTCAATATTCTGTCATCATGGACGCCATATCTGTTTGTCAATCCAGGAGACCATATATGTTCAGAATACATCGGGTATTTCCAGCATCGGAAGAACATGGAGGATCTCGGCGCTGGATTTATCGAGAAGCTCGCCACACAGAATTCAATTGGAGACCTGTTCTACAAGGCATTAGGGTGGGAATCAGAACCACTGCACCTTCTTCCATCTGCAGACTTGATTGTCAACGTGAGCCCTTCACCGGACTTCAAATATGCTCATGGCATCAGCCAGTGGTGGCAACCTGAGCTGAACCTGCAATGCAATAAATATCGGTACGCTTAG
- the LOC100829611 gene encoding GDSL esterase/lipase At4g10955 isoform X2 has product MIRRLVDDADLSIFGAIFEFNPPSSIEASTQNAPRFVLAIRGTITEKETISRDLSLDLHLVQNGLHRTSRFTIAMQAVQNIASVFPGSTIWLAGHSLGAGMAILTGRNMVKKGALLESFLFNPPFVAAPIERIKDERVKHGFRIARSVITAGLTIAMKAKTEGNNQRSVAEESFNILSSWTPYLFVNPGDHICSEYIGYFQHRKNMEDLGAGFIEKLATQNSIGDLFYKALGWESEPLHLLPSADLIVNVSPSPDFKYAHGISQWWQPELNLQCNKYRYA; this is encoded by the coding sequence ATGATCCGCAGGCTTGTCGATGATGCTGACTTGTCTATATTTGGTGCAATATTTGAATTCAATCCTCCTTCAAGTATAGAAGCTTCTACCCAAAATGCGCCTAGATTTGTCCTTGCGATCAGAGGCACTATAACCGAGAAGGAAACCATCTCCAGAGATCTTTCCCTTGACCTCCACCTTGTTCAGAATGGCCTCCATAGGACCTCAAGATTCACAATTGCGATGCAAGCTGTTCAAAACATAGCCTCAGTCTTCCCTGGGTCCACAATCTGGCTAGCAGGTCACTCCCTGGGTGCAGGTATGGCCATCCTTACTGGAAGAAACATGGTTAAGAAGGGCGCACTTTTGGAAAGCTTTCTCTTCAATCCACCTTTTGTCGCCGCTCCGATAGAGAGAATCAAGGATGAGAGAGTAAAACACGGTTTCCGCATTGCAAGAAGCGTAATTACCGCCGGCCTAACTATTGCAATGAAAGCGAAAACTGAGGGGAACAACCAGAGGTCTGTTGCAGAAGAATCTTTCAATATTCTGTCATCATGGACGCCATATCTGTTTGTCAATCCAGGAGACCATATATGTTCAGAATACATCGGGTATTTCCAGCATCGGAAGAACATGGAGGATCTCGGCGCTGGATTTATCGAGAAGCTCGCCACACAGAATTCAATTGGAGACCTGTTCTACAAGGCATTAGGGTGGGAATCAGAACCACTGCACCTTCTTCCATCTGCAGACTTGATTGTCAACGTGAGCCCTTCACCGGACTTCAAATATGCTCATGGCATCAGCCAGTGGTGGCAACCTGAGCTGAACCTGCAATGCAATAAATATCGGTACGCTTAG
- the LOC100831751 gene encoding flavin-containing monooxygenase FMO GS-OX-like 8 isoform X1 produces MKGLRTDGEWLQQKMKKKVCAIGAGMAGLAAARELRREGHEVTVLEQSGDVGGQWLYDPATDEADPLGALGPVKVHSSMYASVRLISPRETTGFTDFPFATMDGRDNRRFPGHREVYLYLKDFCDAFGLMDAVRLNTKVLRVAMTPSRRQWTVRSVGLTDADDKKEEVFDAVVVATGHYSQPRFPTIQVGMEKWRGRQMHGHSYREAEPFRGQVVVVVGTGESGKDITMELRDVAKEVHIVARSMEDVTPGLSKVLAKYSTNLHLKLNLERLCEEGRVVFGDGSVVVADAVIYCTGYNYSFPFLDTAGAVTIDDNRVGPLFEHVFPPSLAPSLSFVGIPRKVFAPRFFETQGRWVAQVLSGKRTLPTEEEMLRSVEEFYRARESAGVPKKYTHEIGGHDRTYMDEFGEKYCDFPRLERWKYELLVSSVTNMIDNFETFRDDYQDSDSILKGVQEWQLSARHRAAARTSTAVTGLLEESRTVITDMQQLSVISPG; encoded by the exons ATGAAAGGCTTGCGGACCGATGGCGAATGGCTGCAgcagaagatgaagaagaaggtgtGCGCCATCGGAGCCGGCATGgcggggctggcggcggcccgcgagctgcgccgggagGGCCACGAGGTGACGGTGCTGGAGCAGAGCGGCGATGTCGGTGGCCAGTGGCTCTACGACCCTGCCACCGACGAAGCCGACCCTCTGGGCGCTCTGGGGCCTGTCAAGGTGCACAGCAGCATGTACGCTTCTGTCCGGCTCATCAGCCCCAGGGAGACCACGGGCTTCACCGACTTTCCGTTTGCGACCATGGACGGCCGCGACAATCGGCGCTTCCCGGGCCACCGGGAGGTGTACCTGTACCTCAAGGACTTCTGCGACGCGTTCGGGCTCATGGACGCCGTCAGGCTCAACACCAAGGTCCTGCGCGTGGCCATGACGCCGTCGCGCCGCCAATGGACGGTGAGATCCGTAGGACTCACTGACGCTGATgacaagaaggaggaggtgtTCGATGCCGTCGTCGTGGCCACCGGGCACTACTCGCAGCCAAGATTTCCAACCATCCAAG TAGGCATGGAGAAATGGAGGGGAAGGCAGATGCACGGCCACTCGTACAGGGAGGCAGAGCCGTTCCGCGGGcaagtggtggtggtggtgggaaCCGGGGAGAGTGGCAAGGACATCACCATGGAACTCCGCGACGTGGCCAAGGAGGTGCACATCGTGGCCAGGTCCATGGAGGACGTCACCCCAGGGCTGTCCAAGGTGCTCGCCAAGTACAGCACCAACCTGCACCTAAAGCTCAAC CTGGAGCGCCTGTGCGAGGAAGGGCGGGTGGTGTTCGGCGACGgctccgtcgtcgtcgccgacgccgtcaTCTACTGCACGGGGTACAACTACTCGTTCCCGTTCCTGGACACGGCCGGGGCGGTCACCATCGACGACAACCGCGTCGGCCCGCTGTTCGAGCACGTGTTCCCGCCCTCCCTggcgccctcgctctccttcGTCGGCATACCCAGGAAG GTGTTTGCGCCTCGGTTCTTCGAGACGCAGGGGAGATGGGTGGCGCAGGTGCTGTCCGGCAAGAGGACGCtgccgacggaggaggagatgctgCGGTCCGTCGAGGAGTTTTACCGCGCCAGGGAGAGCGCCGGTGTGCCCAAGAAGTACACCCACGAAATCGGCGGCCATGACCGCACG TACATGGATGAGTTCGGGGAAAAGTATTGCGACTTCCCTCGCTTGGAGAGATGGAAGTACGAGCTGCTGGTGTCGTCAGTGACCAACATGATCGACAACTTCGAGACCTTCCGCGATGACTACCAGGACAGCGACTCCATCCTCAAGGGTGTGCAGGAATGGCAATTATCAGCACGACACAGAGCTGCTGCTCGTACATCTACAGCAGTCACCGGTCTCCTTGAAGAATCCAGGACAGTGATCACTGATATGCAGCAGCTTTCCGTAATAAGTCCAGGATAA
- the LOC100831751 gene encoding flavin-containing monooxygenase FMO GS-OX-like 8 isoform X2, whose amino-acid sequence MKGLRTDGEWLQQKMKKKVCAIGAGMAGLAAARELRREGHEVTVLEQSGDVGGQWLYDPATDEADPLGALGPVKVHSSMYASVRLISPRETTGFTDFPFATMDGRDNRRFPGHREVYLYLKDFCDAFGLMDAVRLNTKVLRVAMTPSRRQWTVRSVGLTDADDKKEEVFDAVVVATGHYSQPRFPTIQGMEKWRGRQMHGHSYREAEPFRGQVVVVVGTGESGKDITMELRDVAKEVHIVARSMEDVTPGLSKVLAKYSTNLHLKLNLERLCEEGRVVFGDGSVVVADAVIYCTGYNYSFPFLDTAGAVTIDDNRVGPLFEHVFPPSLAPSLSFVGIPRKVFAPRFFETQGRWVAQVLSGKRTLPTEEEMLRSVEEFYRARESAGVPKKYTHEIGGHDRTYMDEFGEKYCDFPRLERWKYELLVSSVTNMIDNFETFRDDYQDSDSILKGVQEWQLSARHRAAARTSTAVTGLLEESRTVITDMQQLSVISPG is encoded by the exons ATGAAAGGCTTGCGGACCGATGGCGAATGGCTGCAgcagaagatgaagaagaaggtgtGCGCCATCGGAGCCGGCATGgcggggctggcggcggcccgcgagctgcgccgggagGGCCACGAGGTGACGGTGCTGGAGCAGAGCGGCGATGTCGGTGGCCAGTGGCTCTACGACCCTGCCACCGACGAAGCCGACCCTCTGGGCGCTCTGGGGCCTGTCAAGGTGCACAGCAGCATGTACGCTTCTGTCCGGCTCATCAGCCCCAGGGAGACCACGGGCTTCACCGACTTTCCGTTTGCGACCATGGACGGCCGCGACAATCGGCGCTTCCCGGGCCACCGGGAGGTGTACCTGTACCTCAAGGACTTCTGCGACGCGTTCGGGCTCATGGACGCCGTCAGGCTCAACACCAAGGTCCTGCGCGTGGCCATGACGCCGTCGCGCCGCCAATGGACGGTGAGATCCGTAGGACTCACTGACGCTGATgacaagaaggaggaggtgtTCGATGCCGTCGTCGTGGCCACCGGGCACTACTCGCAGCCAAGATTTCCAACCATCCAAG GCATGGAGAAATGGAGGGGAAGGCAGATGCACGGCCACTCGTACAGGGAGGCAGAGCCGTTCCGCGGGcaagtggtggtggtggtgggaaCCGGGGAGAGTGGCAAGGACATCACCATGGAACTCCGCGACGTGGCCAAGGAGGTGCACATCGTGGCCAGGTCCATGGAGGACGTCACCCCAGGGCTGTCCAAGGTGCTCGCCAAGTACAGCACCAACCTGCACCTAAAGCTCAAC CTGGAGCGCCTGTGCGAGGAAGGGCGGGTGGTGTTCGGCGACGgctccgtcgtcgtcgccgacgccgtcaTCTACTGCACGGGGTACAACTACTCGTTCCCGTTCCTGGACACGGCCGGGGCGGTCACCATCGACGACAACCGCGTCGGCCCGCTGTTCGAGCACGTGTTCCCGCCCTCCCTggcgccctcgctctccttcGTCGGCATACCCAGGAAG GTGTTTGCGCCTCGGTTCTTCGAGACGCAGGGGAGATGGGTGGCGCAGGTGCTGTCCGGCAAGAGGACGCtgccgacggaggaggagatgctgCGGTCCGTCGAGGAGTTTTACCGCGCCAGGGAGAGCGCCGGTGTGCCCAAGAAGTACACCCACGAAATCGGCGGCCATGACCGCACG TACATGGATGAGTTCGGGGAAAAGTATTGCGACTTCCCTCGCTTGGAGAGATGGAAGTACGAGCTGCTGGTGTCGTCAGTGACCAACATGATCGACAACTTCGAGACCTTCCGCGATGACTACCAGGACAGCGACTCCATCCTCAAGGGTGTGCAGGAATGGCAATTATCAGCACGACACAGAGCTGCTGCTCGTACATCTACAGCAGTCACCGGTCTCCTTGAAGAATCCAGGACAGTGATCACTGATATGCAGCAGCTTTCCGTAATAAGTCCAGGATAA